From a region of the Cucumis sativus cultivar 9930 chromosome 6, Cucumber_9930_V3, whole genome shotgun sequence genome:
- the LOC101204245 gene encoding peroxidase 4, which produces MVLTLLLALLVMFTGSSSAQLSTNFYYKTCPKLLNTVRAGIHSAVAKEARMGASLLRLHFHDCFVNGCDGSILLEDTPTFTGEQTAAPNNRSVRGFDVIESIKKNVEKICPGVVSCADILTLSARDSVVVLGGPSWKVKLGRRDSKTASFSDVTGAIPPPTSTLDTLINRFNTKGLSPRDLVALSGAHTIGQARCLFFKNRIYNETNIDESFAEERQRTCPTNGGDDNRAPLDFRTPKLFDNYYYKNLLEKKALLRSDQVLHDGGSTDSLVELYSDDSDTFEHDFVTAMIKMGDIQPLTGSQGEIRKICSRPN; this is translated from the exons ATGGTTTTGACTTTACTATTAGCGTTGTTGGTCATGTTTACCGGCAGCTCTTCAGCTCAGCTCTCTACTAACTTTTACTATAAGACTTGTCCCAAGCTCCTTAACACGGTTAGAGCTGGTATTCACTCTGCTGTGGCTAAGGAAGCACGCATGGGCGCTTCACTTCTTCGCCTTCACTTTCACGACTGTTTTGTTAAT GGTTGTGATGGATCGATTCTTTTGGAAGATACTCCTACGTTTACAGGAGAGCAAACAGCAGCTCCCAACAATAGATCTGTTAGAGGTTTTGACGTGATTGAGagcataaagaaaaatgtagaaaaaattTGTCCTGGTGTTGTCTCATGTGCTGATATTTTGACTCTTTCTGCTCGTGACTCTGTTGTAGTG cTTGGAGGGCCAAGTTGGAAGGTAAAATTAGGAAGAAGAGATTCTAAAACAGCCAGCTTCTCTGATGTCACTGGTGCTATTCCTCCGCCAACCTCAACTCTTGACACCCTTATCAATCGATTCAACACAAAAGGCCTCTCCCCACGAGACTTGGTTGCCTTATCTG GGGCTCACACAATTGGACAAGCaagatgtttgtttttcaagaaCCGTATATACAATGAGACCAACATTGATGAGTCATTTGCTGAAGAGAGACAAAGGACTTGCCCAACGAATGGAGGAGATGACAATCGTGCCCCTTTAGACTTCAGAACTCCAAAGCTTTTTGACAATTACTACTACAAAAACCTCTTGGAGAAGAAGGCTTTGCTTCGGTCCGATCAAGTGCTCCACGACGGCGGATCCACTGATTCATTGGTTGAACTTTACAGCGATGACAGTGATACCTTTGAACATGATTTTGTTACAGCTATGATTAAAATGGGCGACATTCAACCGCTCACTGGATCACAAGGTGAGATTCGTAAGATTTGCAGCCGACCCAATTGA